A window of Ipomoea triloba cultivar NCNSP0323 chromosome 2, ASM357664v1 contains these coding sequences:
- the LOC116010880 gene encoding beta-glucosidase 44-like: protein MGRRAALLLLLLVLTTVSIVQCERVRFNTEGLSRESFPAGFVFGTASSAYQVEGATDVHKYGRGPSIWDTFLKTPGLEPNNATGEVSVDQYHRYKKDIDLMVKLNFDAYRFSISWTRIFPNGTGKVNWKGVAYYNRLINYMLEKGITPYANLNHYDLPQALQDRYGGWLGRQVVVDYGDYAEFCFKTFGDRVKNWFSFNEPRVVAALGYDTGFFAPGRCSNCTQGNSATEPYVVAHNLILCHAIAAQRYRAKYQAKQKGRFGILLDFVWYEPLTRSKADNYAAQRAKDFHIGWFLHPIVYGEYPKTMKNIVGDRLPKFTPDEVKMVKGSIDYVGINQYTTYYVYDAYPKTPCILSYQNDWNVGFAYARNGVPIGPRANSEWLYMVPWGLYKAVTYVKERYGNPLMFLSENGMDYMGNLTLAESLNDTKRINYYKSYMAELKRVVDEGANLFGYFAWSLLDNFEWRIGYTSRFGIVYVDFDTLKRYPKMSAYWFKNFLLRNNH, encoded by the exons ATGGGTAGAAGAGCAGCATTGTTGCTACTCCTGTTGGTGCTGACCACTGTAAGTATAGTTCAATGCGAGAGGGTGAGATTCAACACCGAAGGGCTGAGCAGAGAAAGCTTTCCGGCGGGATTCGTTTTCGGCACGGCCAGCTCGGCTTACCAAGTCGAAGGTGCCACCGACGTTCATAAGTATGGTCGTGGACCTAGTATTTGGGACACCTTCCTTAAAACTCCTG GACTTGAGCCGAATAATGCTACGGGAGAAGTGTCTGTGGACCAGTACCATCGATACAAA AAAGATATTGATCTGATGGTGAAGCTGAATTTTGATGCCTACCGTTTCTCAATCTCATGGACCAGGATATTTCCAA aTGGAACTGGCAAGGTAAATTGGAAGGGAGTTGCCTACTATAACAGGCTGATCAATTACATGCTGGAaaaag GCATCACTCCATACGCTAATCTTAACCATTATGATCTTCCCCAAGCACTTCAAGATAGGTATGGAGGATGGTTAGGCCGGCAAGTGGT GGTGGATTATGGTGATTATGCAGAGTTTTGTTTCAAGACATTTGGAGATAGAGTGAAGAACTGGTTTTCTTTCAATGAACCTCGGGTGGTAGCAGCTCTGGGGTATGACACTGGATTTTTTGCCCCGGGGAGGTGCTCCAACTGCACACAGGGGAACTCTGCAACAGAGCCTTACGTTGTTGCCCACAATCTGATTTTGTGCCATGCTATAGCAGCTCAGAGATACCGTGCTAAATATCAG gcaaaacaaaaaggaagattTGGGATTCTCTTGGATTTTGTATGGTATGAGCCTCTGACCCGATCCAAGGCGGATAATTATGCAGCTCAGAGAGCCAAGGATTTTCATATAGGATg GTTTCTACATCCTATTGTGTATGGAGAATACCCAAAAACAATGAAGAATATAGTTGGGGACAGGCTTCCCAAATTTACACCTGACGAGGTTAAGATGGTGAAGGGATCAATTGATTATGTTGGTATAAACCAGTATACTACTTACTATGTCTACGATGCCTATCCAAAGACACCATGTATCCTCAGCTACCAAAATGATTGGAATGTTGGATTTGCTT ATGCACGCAATGGAGTGCCAATCGGTCCAAGG GCCAATTCAGAATGGTTGTACATGGTGCCATGGGGATTGTACAAAGCTGTGACATATGTAAAGGAGCGGTACGGCAATCCTCTCATGTTTCTGTCTGAAAATG GGATGGATTATATGGGCAATCTCACATTAGCTGAATCTTTGAACGACACAAAAAGGATTAATTACTATAAAAGCTATATGGCTGAGCTGAAGAGGGTGGTGGATGAAGGAGCCAACTTATTTGGGTACTTTGCATGGTCATTGCTAGACAACTTTGAATGGAGAATAGGATACACTTCCAGGTTTGGAATTGTGTATGTTGATTTCGACACCCTGAAGAGGTATCCTAAGATGTCCGCTTATTGGTTCAAGAATTTCCTTCTTCGAAACAATCATTAA